In Punica granatum isolate Tunisia-2019 unplaced genomic scaffold, ASM765513v2 Contig00420, whole genome shotgun sequence, the genomic window CCTAAGCCCATTGTGAGGATGAAACTCCATTCCTTAAATTtagtattttcttttatctatAGATGATacgaataaattatttatttttataaaattgtggctaaaattgttatatttatttgcatATATTCAACAATAATACCTGCTATAATACCACGCAACGCGCGGGTGAAATCACTAAGTTTATGTAAAATTGGAGAATCTCGAGAAAAGAACCTAAAAAGACTAAcaaagtaattaaaatatcTATGGCTATAAATTTTGATTCCACTCCTTGGGTCATGttaatcttaatttttttcttcatgagattttaatattatatagaaaatttaagaGTATATGAGTTACAGAAAATTTGAATGTTACCCTAAAAGATCAAATTTATCAATAGCTTTTAACTTGACCGTATGAAATCTAAATGTCTAGTTTATCgatatattcttttaaaatcatataaattacTAAGTATAATGCTGAGAGAATGAAAGTAATAACATGCAAAGCATGAGATATATGAGTAATAGATAGTAAAAAGAGAACTGTCACAAACATGGATTGGTTCAAGGGTAAGGTGTTTGTTCTTCTTAAACAACGTCTCAGAtttgagtattgtgaatgaagaaaattcatactgTGAGAGTTTTTATTCCTTAGTGGCTAACCCATCTTGAATTGGAATAATCAGAGCCCATTAGATTTCCGAATGCCACGATTCACATCAAAAAATAGAACAATAAATTAAAGTCGCATGTTTTTCATTTATGCATTTGATGATTATAAAAGCATATTATCATGATTCTTGTTGAATTAGTTTATATCAGATAAACATGATTTTCTAACAAATCGGTGATGCATAAATCTACAATTTCCTATCTAATTCCACAtgttattcattcattttctctttataaatagatagatagctttctttctgttttttttcttggcaCGCATAAATAGATGGAAATTTCTAAAGTGAAAATacaacataatatttttataatacatataaatagagaaattTTCATGTACATTCTTGGTTAGTGCACAAATAACTTTTATAAAATTCGTGCATAACGTaacttttgtaatttatttcatgtgcataaatataatttataaaattttcccaTAGAAATTGCacaattatgtatattttctaagttgttactttttttgtttacgtgtattaaaattttttcatagGACATTTTGAATGTCATATTTAAGAAATAGAGAGGGATAAATTTGCATAGGTAATGACGAAATGTAATTCGAGAGGAGAAAGTTGAGATTCAAAGAAAGATAAACATAGTTGGGTATTGATCAAAATCACAGAAGCAAACGACTTAATAGAATGACCAGctcaaaaaaaaacagagagactCAAATAGGatatagggaaaaaaaataataacaacaatttTACATGCGTTTGGCCATCTTCTAAAGTATACAACGGTAAAAGacaattataaagaaaaactatTCTTAGTCATAAAGTCTAGCTATAACTAGTCATAATAGTCTAACTATTCTTAGTCAGAAAAACTCATTATTCTTTAAATAGTGCAGGCCAATAATTCTTCAAATATTCTTTCTTGTGAGAATATTCCGTCACGTCACCTTTCatgttatctttttcttttactctTTTTATTCATCTCTCATCATGACACTATAACTCATAGGGAAACTGAGAGTCTTGAAATGGTCATCTGAAGGGTCTGCAGAGCCTGAGATGGAACCTTCAAGACTACACATAGAACGAATCTTCTGAACCTAAGCTCACATTTTCGCGAGGAAGCCAGCCTTATATAGATCTTGCTAGCATCCGAGCTTTCATTTGCAAAAATTCTGAATTTTTCGTAACATTCAAAGAGGTGTCTTCCATTTTTCCATCCATGGTTGAACTGCCTAAGGACAAGCCCTATCTTGTTTGCAATTAAAGGACTTCGTTTCTTTGTTTAGTTTTTAGTTCCATGGATTTTATGCTGGAACTTCAAGATAGCCAGAATTTCTCCGGAAGAATGTCCACCGGTTAATCACGACAGGTGTAGTCATTATTTTCCTAGACTCACCGGACAATCTAAGCTTTTGAACTCAAGAATGAGCATGTTTGATATCTATTTTGATGTTGCAACCACATGGTTAGATGGACGGACAACGTCAAGCTTGCTCTATATTGCgtgtttgctttttttttttattatatatttagttCAAAGGTTTTTTAAGAGTATTTTAAATgaagaatctctctcttttacttCAATTTCTAGATTTGATTAACAAGGTgcagatgaagatgatgaagaaAGTGGGCGGCCTTAGCTGAGTAAGGTTTGGTACCACAAGATTATCtttgttcttttgtttttatgtGTACGTATATTTGAACTAAATAGCTTTAAATCTCTGAGGGTTTAATTTATGAGAATCTGATTGTAGGTTTGATCTTTTTCACAGATACTTATGTTTCGAGGTTTGTTTGTCGACCCTAAACCCATTGTGAGGATGAAACTCCATTCCTTAAATTtagtattttcttttatctatAGATGATacgaataaattatttatttttataagattGTGGCTAAAattgttatatttatttgcatATATTCAACAATAATACCTGCTATAATATCATGCAACGCGCAGGTAAAATCACTAAGTTTATGTAAAATTGGGGAATCTCGAGAAAAGAACCTAAAAAGACTAAcaaagtaattaaaatatttgtgGCTATAAATTTTGATTCCACTCCTCGGGTCATGttaatcttattttttttcttcatgagattttaatattatatagaaaatttaagaGTATATGAGTTACagaaaatttgaatattaCCCTAAAAGATCAAATTTATCAATAGCTTTTAACTTGAccatatgaaatctaaatgtctagtttatctatatattcttttaaaatcatataaattacTAAGTATAATGCTGAGAGAATGAAAGTAATAACATGCAAAGCATGAGATATGTGAGTAATAGATAGTAAAAAGAGACCTGTCACAAACACGGATTGGTTCAAGGGTCAGGTTTTTGTTCTTCTTAAACAACGTCTCAGAtttgagtattgtgaatgaagaaaattcatactaTGAGAGTTTTTATTCCTTAGTGGCTAACTCATCTTGAATTGAAATAATCAGAGCCTATTGAATTTCTGAATACCACGATTCACATCAAAAAATAGAACAATAAATTAAAGTTGCATGTTTTTCATATATGCATTTGATGATTATAAAAGCATATTATCATGCTTCTTGTTGAATTAGTTTATATTAGATAAACATGATTTCTAACAAATCGGTGATGCATAAATTTACAATTTCCTATCTAATTCCACATgttattaattcattttctctttataaatagatagatagctttctttctgttttttttttggcacgCATAAATAGATGGAAATTTCTAAAGTGAAAATACAACATAGTATTTttataatacatataaatagagaaattTTCATGTACATTCTTGGTTAGTGCACAAATAACTTTTATAAAATTCCAGCATAACGTaacttttgtaatttattttcatgtgcataaatataatttataaaattttcccaTAGAAATCGCacaattatgtatattttctaagttgttacttttttgtttacgtgtattaaaattttttcatagGACATTTTGAATGTCATATTTAAGAAATAGAGGGATAAATTTGCATAGGTAATGAAGAAATGTAATTCGAGAGGAGAAAGTTGAGATTCAAAGAAAGATAAACATCGTTGGGTATTGATCAAAATCGCAGAAGCAAACGACTTAATAGAATGacaactcaaaaaaaaaaaaaaaagagactcAAATAGGATAtagggaaaaataataataacagcAAATTTTACACGCGTTCGGTCGTCTTCTAAAGTATACAACAATAAAAGacaattataaagaaaaactatTCCTAGTCATAAAGTCTAGCTATAACTAGTTATAATAGTCTAACTATTCTTAGTCAGAAAAAACTCATTATTCTTTAAATAGTGCAGGCCAATAATTCTTCAAATATTCTTTCTTGTGAGAATTTTCCGTTCAAGTCACCTTTCATGTTATCTTTTACttttactctttttcttcatctctcaTCATGACTCTATAACTCATAGGGAAACCGAGAGTCTTGAAAGGGTCATCTAAAGGGTCTGCAGAGCCTGAGATGGAACCTTCAAGACTACACATAGAATGAATCTTCTGAACCTAAGCTCGCATTTTTGCGAGGGAGCCAGCCTTATATAGATCTTGCTAGCATCTgagttcatttgaaaaaattcagaatttttcGTAACATTCAAAGAGGTGTCTTCCATTTTTCCATCCATCATTGAACGGTCTAAGGACAAGCCTGATCTTGATTGCAATTAAAGGACTTCATTTCTTTGTTCAGTTTTTAGTTCCATGGATTTTATGCTGGAACTTCAAGATAGCAAGAATTTCTCCGGAAGAATGTCCACAGGTTAATCACGACATGTGTAGTCATTATTTTCCTAGACTCGCCAGACAATCTAAGGTTAAGTGGTGGCCTAATTGCAAAGAAGATTAGGCATGTCTTCAGGCCGTTTAACGATGGATGGAAAAACGGAGGACAACTCTTTTGGATGTTacgaaaaaattgaaatttttgcaAATGAAAGCTCAGATGCTAGCAAATTTACATAAGGCCGGCTCTCTCACGGAAATGCAAGCTCAGGTTCAGAAGATTCATTCTATGTGTAGTCCTGAAGGTTCCGTCTCAAGCTCTGCAGATCCTCCATATGACCATTTCCAGGACTCAGCTTTCCTACGAGTTATAGAATCATGACGAGAGATGAAAAAATagagtaaaagaaaaagatgacaTGAAAGGTGACTTGAACGAAAGATTCTTGCAAGAAGAATTTTTGAAGAATTATTGGCATGTACTATTTAAAGAATAGTGAGTTTTTATGACTAAAAATAGTTAGACTACTATGACTAGTTATAGCTAGACTTTATGACTAGAAatagtttttctttataattgtCTTTTACTGTTGTATACTTTAGAAGACGGCTGAACGCACgtaaagtttttatttttatagattttCTTCTTTACAAGAACTCATTCCCAATAGTGTATCAAGGAAGAACGCGATGAAAGATAGCAATGTCTTTCCTTAATATGTCCTTGTGATTTCGAATAAATCGTCGGCAAAACACTGCAACCACCACCTATGCGTAGTTAACTCAATAATGGATCTCAAGGATTTGATGGTCTCTCATTTGGGTTCACGTAGAACACGAGGCATTTGTTTGCAGTTGGCATAATTTTAGCTCTCCTTGTTCGTCTAATTTTTGTGGCACAATCTGAAGAAAAAATTTGTATCTCCTCATTTGTGAGAGCAAACAGACATCATAAGGTACTGTTAGAAAGCTAACTCGTGAAGTAATGTCGTGACGCAAATGGTTTATCATTTGGTATTACTCTGAATCAAATGTGTAATTTTGAaaggattcaaaaaaaaaaatgttcctGTTGTGCGGTGCTCTGTGAACCACCAAAGACGATCCAATCAAGAAGAGTAAGGATGCGGAGGATGGGCTCTCAGAACACAGAAGGCATGGCTGCTCTTCAAGTTGGTACCCTTTTTCCCTCTCCTCTTTTTCGAGTTGGGTCATCTGTGGGAGTGTTGGTCCGGTTGAGACACTACTCCGTTCAGAACACAGGAGGCATGGCTGCTCTTCCAGTTGGTCCcctttttccctctctcttctttttcgaGTTTGATAGAACGCTTGCACACGTGGGGCTGCCCATCAATATCTATGTCTGGACTATATTGGTGACCTCGAACACCCTTGCAATTTGGGGCAACGGTCAAGAGACAGTTCGAGGAGATGGTGCGGAGGGGAATACTATCAGTCGTTAATACATTCAATATCTAGTTGGATGCATTCTATAAAGAAGGGCAACTTTTGGAGGCGGAGCTCATTCTTGAAGTGGTGACCAAGAAAGATGTGGAACCCGATGTAGTCACATACAATTCACTAACTGatggttactgctttcatgaTCGGGTGGATGCTGCTACTTAGTTGTTTGGCCTAATGCTTGCGAGGATTTCTTCTCCTGATGTAGTCACTTAATAATGCACCGGCCAATAGATATTGCAAGGGCAAACAAGACGATAAAGCATGTTCTTATATCGGGAAATACTCGGCAAGGGTTAACTCCAAATGTGGTGACACACACCACTCTCGTCAGAGGATTCTGGCTTGTTGGAAATTTTCTTGCTGCACGACAATTACTTGACAGGATGCATGACTCTGTGCAACCTCCAAACTCCCGACATATGCTACTGTGTTAGATTGCTTGTGTAAAATCAAAACAAATTTGACAAGGCAATTGCATATGGAGAACCATAAGTTGGAGGCTAACATCATGAATCCATGATTTCCAGTATACTCATCAATGGTACGTACAATGTCAGGAAGCTCGAACGGGCCAGAGGGCATTTTGTCTGTAAAAATGGTGGAACCTAATGCTATGACTTATACTACATTGATAAATGGACTATGTAATGAAGGTTATACGAGTGAAGCTTTCAGATTGTTCAATGAGATGGAAGGAAGGGGATGTGTCCTGAGTGCAGGCACATCCGATGTCTGGTTAGAGGATTTCTTAGATATGGTGACAAAGAGTGGGGCAGCTCCTTCGGAAGATGAATCAGAAAGGTCTCCCCGCACATGCAGCAACAGCCAAACTCTTGCTTGATCTATCGCCAAACGACGCATCGACTCCACAATTAATACAGAACATTTCGTGAATCCATTGCCATCTTCTCATGGGGAATGTATCATAGTAGCTGAATTCATTTTTTGTAAATAGTATACCATCTTATGTCGATATGGTATGTTCATGATCTTTCAGCATCAAAAAGACTAGCAGGTTGAACCCATCTAACTCCGCTTTCAGATCATAGAACTGGAATCATGTTGCAGATACTAGAAGAAAACCAAATACAGATGGAGCTGAACAGTATATGCAATACAGGAGAACAAACTGACCAAACAGAGATCTCGAGGATTCAAGAATCTTATAGCAGAGAACAGAGGGAAGTGGAGAAGAAGGACGGGTCTGGGAAGAAAATGTAGTATGAATTTCAAGAAGGGGTCCATCGCTAACTTAAAGCGGTAGTTTCTTTATTGCATTGCATTCGAATCTGGGAAATACATGTTTTATATTACACTATCTAATCACAAGTACATTACATATCCACAGTGTCAGTATGAAACAACAAGGTCTAAGTCAAAAGCCTAAATCAACCCGGTCATGTTGCCCAGTTGAATTTTTCATCCAGCATAGTCCTGTATTGATCATCTCGATCCTCTAAGTTCCGCATAAGTTCAACCTGCAATGCAACAACCCTATTGAACTCAGTTCTGAAACTCCACAAGGATGAGATCGAAGTTCGTAATAAAGAAACCCGATCCGATTGGTCCATCTGGAATCAAGGCCCTTGCCCCTCAGTTTCTCTAGAAAATCAGATATGCAAGTAAATCTATTATCCCTCCTCCGTCTTTGCTAATTCATGCCAGTTTTTTATGTGGCCGACCTATTGCTGCTTGAAAGCTACAGCTTGTTTTTACCATATATAGTTTACTAAATTCATAAGTTTGGTtaaattcattttcatatgacattttccatcaacttatttaaaaaatagttgAACTCGAGAACCAGTGCAGTTGGTTCAAAGTCCAGTCAGTTTCAAAAGATTATGCTAAAAAATTACCTGCTTCTGAAAGGCATCGAATTCATCAGAGCTAAGGGACCCATCGCTGTTGGAATCTAGAAGCTGCATCATCTCCCTCGCATCTTCGCCTGGGGCTCCAAGCTCCTCCATCACTTCCATGAGCTCCTCTATGCTGATTCGACCATCACCATTCTGTCAAGAAGGCGAAATACTCGATCTCTGTGATCGATCTCGATGTCTTTATGATTTGTGGAAGGAAGGTCCTGAAGTCGAAGGGCTGCCAGCTCAGCAGCAGCCAGCATTATTGCCTTCAGTCGTTTTGCCTAAGCCGTTCACAAATCAATCATGTGAACACCAGCAGGAAAGTGCCCTAACAAGGTACTAAAGCAACAGTTTAGCCTGCCCTTCTGCAGGGAAGCCCTAACTCTCAAACTGAGACATAACTTTGACTTGTTCAGATAACAGTTAAGTGATTCGGGTAAAACGGATATGTTCATGATAAAGAAATCCATTCTGTAAGTTCATTATTTTGGGGCAGGTTCCTAAGGATTGGATCAGACCACAATAATTGAAGCGACGGAACAGCGGTATAACATATGCAAAAGGGAACAGAAGGGCTACCTCTTCGGGATCGGTAAGACCACTTTTGTACAACGAGTGAGATGCAGTCCCACCAGCTGCTAACATGTTCATCTCTGTAGTTCGGATCTGTATCTCCATCAGCGGCCTCAACCTCCCATTCTCGCTCACGTCAACGGCCATATGCAAGCTCTGATACCCATTCGCTTTAGGCCTAGCAATATAATCCTTTGTCCTATGAGGCATTTCTTTCCATAGAGATTGGACAATCTCACGTGTCCGATAGCATGCCCTTTCCCCTACTTCAATCTTATCACCCACTCCTGGCATTGGCTTCAGTATAACCCGCAGTCCGAGAATATCATTTACCTCTTCAGGCCTCCTCCCATCTTTGAGGAGCTTCTTCATGGTGCTGTAACGGCTTTTATAACGGCCCTGCACTGAGATATCCTCCACCAGTTCAGCTAGAACATTATCATTCTTCAATGATTGAAGCAACCGGTCCTTGTATATCTCTATCAGAGGCTTACTCCCCGTCTCGTGGCTCTGCAACCAGGTGTCCACATATAGGTACGAGTAAGGGAAGAGGTACCGGAACGAGAGATCCTCGAGCTCCAAAGAGAGGAGCTTGGTCCCGACAGCATGAGCTAAAGGCGCATGGACCTTCATAACCTCGAGGGAGACCATCTGCTGCTCATACCTCGGAAGGTAACTCAAGTGCCTCATCGTGTCGAGCTTGAGAGCCAGCTCGAGAATCACCGCTCTGATGTCGTAGAACGTGAGGCAGAACTTCCTCAGGGCAGCAGCGCTCTCTTCATCCAAGACATCGACCTTGGACGGGAAGTTCTTAACGCGCAAGCTCTCGTGCAGTAAATGAGCGGTCCCCATACCTATCCTATCCCTCACCTCATGGATCGAGACCGCTCCGGCCTCGAGGATTTCCCTCAGAATGCCGGCGGAAATCACTTCTGCATCCATCTGGGATTACATTACTATAAAAACAACATAGAGCAATTACACAACAACAGCTAATTGACACCTAAAGATCAGAAATTGAACAATGAAGCAAAGCGGCGATCGGAAGCAGATATTATACCTGAAGGTCGGCGAGGATGACGGCGACGGAGAGGGCCTTGGAGAGGAGAGGCCGGCCGTCGGGGCCCACGCCCAAGCTCTGCAGCATCGGGATGGACAGCTTCAGGGCCTTGAACAGTATCCTGGACGAGCTCTTAGACAGAGCCACTCCGCTCATCCTCTCCGTCAGCTCGTTGAAGGCCCCCCCACCAGCTCCACCACCATCTTCCCGCCGGCGTGCTCGAGCGCGGCGGTCGGGGGCCTCGACGACGCCCTCAGGGACAGCGTCCCCGCGCGGGCGCAAGACGGTGTGGACCCGGGGGGTCTCCTCTGAGCTGAAGGATGGAAAGGGGAGAGCTTGGAGAGGGAGATGTCACGGGGAGTGGCAGAGTAGAGCTCCATGGAAATGGATTTTCTGGCCTCGGGGAGGAAAGACTTTGCAGAGAAATTCCTAAATTttgtgttcttttctttttggtggtTAATTTCGATAACGCCTAGGTGACGTTGCTTTGTTTATGAGGTGGGCAACGGTTTCGCGGCAGCAcg contains:
- the LOC116190321 gene encoding LOW QUALITY PROTEIN: probable GTP diphosphokinase CRSH, chloroplastic (The sequence of the model RefSeq protein was modified relative to this genomic sequence to represent the inferred CDS: inserted 1 base in 1 codon; deleted 2 bases in 1 codon) codes for the protein MELYSATPRDISLSKLSPFHPSAQRRPPGSTPSCARAGTLSLRASSRPPTAALEHAGGKMVVELVGAFNELTERMSGVALSKSSSRILFKALKLSIPMLQSLGVGPDGRPLLSKALSVAVILADLQMDAEVISAGILREILEAGAVSIHEVRDRIGMGTAHLLHESLRVKNFPSKVDVLDEESAAALRKFCLTFYDIRAVILELALKLDTMRHLSYLPRYEQQMVSLEVMKVHAPLAHAVGTKLLSLELEDLSFRYLFPYSYLYVDTWLQSHETGSKPLIEIYKDRLLQSLKNDNVLAELVEDISVQGRYKSRYSTMKKLLKDGRRPEEVNDILGLRVILKPMPGVGDKIEVGERACYRTREIVQSLWKEMPHRTKDYIARPKANGYQSLHMAVDVSENGRLRPLMEIQIRTTEMNMLAAGGTASHSLYKSGLTDPEEAKRLKAIMLAAAELAALRLQDLPSTNHKDIEIDHRDRVFRLLDXNGDGRISIEELMEVMEELGAPGEDAREMMQLLDSNSDGSLSSDEFDAFQKQVELMRNLEDRDDQYRTMLDEKFNWAT